CCTGTCCTGCTCGCTCTGGGGCGCGGAGAAGATGCTCGCCTACCTGGAGGAGAAGCTCGGCCTCAAGGCAGGTGAAGCCAACGAGAAGTTCACCTTGCGCGAGACCGAGTGCCTGGCCTCCTGCGGCACGGCGCCGTGCCTGCAGATCAACGAGGATCATCACGAGAGCCTCACCCGCGCGAAGCTGGACGCCATCCTGGCCAAGCTGAGCTGAAGCGCCACCCTTTCACGCAGGCAGGACGTCATCACATGGCCTCTACGGCAAAGGGCATCGACCCGATCATCTCCGCGGCCTGGGGCAAGCCCCAGTCCTGGACGCTGGACAGCTACAAGAAGCGCGGTGGCTACGAGGGTCTGAAGAAGGCGCTGGAGATGCAGCCGGCCGCCATCATCGACGAGGTGAAGAAGTCCAACCTCCGCGGCCGCGGCGGCGCCGGCTTCCCCACGGGCCTGAAGTGGAGCTTCGTCCCCAAGGACAGCCCCAAGCCCAAGTACCTCGCGGTCAACGGCGACGAGTCCGAGCCGGGCACCTTCAAGGACCGCTACATCCTCGAGGATGACCCGCACATGATGCTGGAGGGCATCGCCATCGCGTCGTACGCGCTGGGCGTGCACACCTGCTACGTGTACCTGCGCGGCGAGTTCAAGTTCCCCGCCGAGCGCTGCCAGGCCGCCATCGACGAGGCGTACAAGGCGGGCATCTTCGGCAAGAAGCTGATGGGCAAGGACTTCGAGCTCAACTGCTACCTGGTCCGCGGCGCCGGCGCGTACATCTGCGGCGAGGAGACCGCCCTGCTGGAGAGCCTGGAGGGCAAGAAGGGCTGGCCGCGCCTGAAGCCCCCCTTCCCCGCCGTCGTCGGCCTGTTCGGCAGCCCCACGGTGGTGAACAACGTGGAGACGCTCGCCAGCGTGCCCCACGTCTTCACGGGCGGCTCGGACTGGTACGCGAAGCTGGGCACGGACAAGTCGGGCGGCACGCGCCTGGTCTGCCTGTCCGGCACGGTGAACCGCCCGGGCGTCTACGAAGTGTCGATGTTCACCACGCTCGCGGAGCTCATCTACGACGACAAGTACGGCCGGGGCATGCCGGCGGGTCGCAAGGTGAAGGCCGTGATTCCCGGCGGGTCCTCGGCGCCGGTGCTGGGCGCGGACGAGCTGGACGTGGCCATGGAGTTCGAGGCCCTCAAGGTCAAGCAGACCATGGCGGGCTCCGGCGGCGTCATCGTCATGGACGACTCCACCTGCATGGTGCGCAGCCTGTGGCGCGTGGCGCGCTTCTACGCGGAGGAGTCCTGCGGCCAGTGCACGCCGTGCCGCGAGGGCACGCCGTGGCAGACGCGGCTCTTGCGAAAGATTGAAGAGGGACGCGGCGACCCGGGCGACGTGGAGATGCTCTCCAACGTGGCGTCCTCGATTGCCCCCTACCCGCCCATCGGCCTGGGCAACACCATCTGCGCGCTGGGTGACGCGGCGGCGCTGCCCACGCACTCGTTCCTGATGCGGTTCAAGGACGAGTTCGAGGCCCACATCCGCGAGAAGCGCTGCCCGTTCGGCGACAAGCCCTGGGGTTCGTTCGGAGACTGGTCTTGAACATCGAGCTCATCCTCTTCGGGGCGTTCGCGCTCCTGACGCTGCTGTCGGCCGGGATGGTCATCTTCGCGCGGAGCCCCATCAACTCCGCCATGGCCCTGGTCTCCACGTTCTTCTTCCTGGCCGGGCTGTACGTCCTGCTCTGGGCGCACACGGTGGCGGTGCTCCAGGTGCTCGTCTACGCGGGCGCCATCATGGTGCTCTTCCTGTTCGTCATCATGCTGCTCAACCTGAGCGAGTCGCCCTCGCGTGGAAAGCCCACGCTGGCGCGAATCCTGGGCGGCGCGGCGACGGTGGGCCTGTTGGTGGTGCTGGGCATCGCGCTCAGCAAGCTGCCCGCGGGGCCTCCCCCGTCCATGGGCATCGAGGCGCAGGCGACCTTCGGCACCATGGCGACGCTGGGTCAGGTCATCTTCACCCAGTGGCTGCTTCCCTTCGAGGCGGTGAGCCTGCTGCTGCTGGTGGCCATCGTGGGCGCGGTGGTCGTGGCCAAGTCGCGAATCTGATCGCAGCCGACTCCCTCAAACTTTCTGTGCTAGATGGCGGCGCAGGTCGTCCGCCCGCGAGGCCCCGAACCGGCCATGGTCCCCATCTCCTACTACCTCCTGCTTGCCGCCGCCCTGTTCTGCATGGGCATGTTCGGCGTGCTGGTGCGCCGCAACGCACTGGTCGTCTTCATGTGCGTGGAGCTGATGCTCAACGCGGCGAACCTGACGTTCCTGGCCTTCGCCCGCATGCACGGCGACAGCATCGGGCACGTCTCCGCCTTCTTCGTCATCGCGGTGGCCGCGGCGGAAGCGGCCATCGGACTGGCCATCGTCATCGCCGTCTTCCGGAGCCGAGGCAGCATCCTGGTGGAAGACATCCGGACCATGAAGCACTGACGGACACGCCAGGAGCCCACTCATGAGCACCTTCTCGGAATTCCTCCAGGTCGCGCCGGTCGCGCCAGAAGTGATGGCGCCCTCGCTCTGGCTCATCATCGCGCTGCCCCTCTTGGGCGCGTTCATCTGCGGCGTGTTCGGCAAGATGCTGGGCCGCGCCAACGTGCACCTGGTCGCGTGCTCCGCCGTCGCGGGCGCCTTCGTGTTGAGCGTGCTGGCCTTCTGGGCCACCAGCTCCATGGACCTGGAGAGCCGCCGGCTCCTGTCCTTCATCGTGAACCCGTTCGGCAACGAGCGGGACTACGTGCGCTACGCCATCGCGCACGACTACGGCACCTGGTTCTCGGTGGGCGACTTCCGGGTGAACTTCGGGCTGATGGTGGACCACCTGTCCGGCATCCTCCTGCTGGTCATCACCGGCGTGGGCTTCCTCATCCACCTGTACTCCACCAGCTACATGGAGCACGACGAGGCCTACTGGCGCTTCTTCGCGTACCTGAACCTCTTCGTCGCGGCGATGCTGACGCTGGTGCTGGCCGACAACCTGGTCCTGCTCTTCGTGGGCTGGGAGGGCGTGGGCATGGCC
This genomic interval from Myxococcus guangdongensis contains the following:
- the nuoF gene encoding NADH-quinone oxidoreductase subunit NuoF is translated as MASTAKGIDPIISAAWGKPQSWTLDSYKKRGGYEGLKKALEMQPAAIIDEVKKSNLRGRGGAGFPTGLKWSFVPKDSPKPKYLAVNGDESEPGTFKDRYILEDDPHMMLEGIAIASYALGVHTCYVYLRGEFKFPAERCQAAIDEAYKAGIFGKKLMGKDFELNCYLVRGAGAYICGEETALLESLEGKKGWPRLKPPFPAVVGLFGSPTVVNNVETLASVPHVFTGGSDWYAKLGTDKSGGTRLVCLSGTVNRPGVYEVSMFTTLAELIYDDKYGRGMPAGRKVKAVIPGGSSAPVLGADELDVAMEFEALKVKQTMAGSGGVIVMDDSTCMVRSLWRVARFYAEESCGQCTPCREGTPWQTRLLRKIEEGRGDPGDVEMLSNVASSIAPYPPIGLGNTICALGDAAALPTHSFLMRFKDEFEAHIREKRCPFGDKPWGSFGDWS
- a CDS encoding NADH-quinone oxidoreductase subunit J family protein; translation: MNIELILFGAFALLTLLSAGMVIFARSPINSAMALVSTFFFLAGLYVLLWAHTVAVLQVLVYAGAIMVLFLFVIMLLNLSESPSRGKPTLARILGGAATVGLLVVLGIALSKLPAGPPPSMGIEAQATFGTMATLGQVIFTQWLLPFEAVSLLLLVAIVGAVVVAKSRI
- the nuoK gene encoding NADH-quinone oxidoreductase subunit NuoK, translating into MVPISYYLLLAAALFCMGMFGVLVRRNALVVFMCVELMLNAANLTFLAFARMHGDSIGHVSAFFVIAVAAAEAAIGLAIVIAVFRSRGSILVEDIRTMKH